The following are encoded in a window of Camarhynchus parvulus chromosome 1A, STF_HiC, whole genome shotgun sequence genomic DNA:
- the LOC115910478 gene encoding LOW QUALITY PROTEIN: tubulin alpha-3 chain-like (The sequence of the model RefSeq protein was modified relative to this genomic sequence to represent the inferred CDS: inserted 1 base in 1 codon), producing the protein MGNACWELYCLEHGIQADGTIXRSKQLKSMDPNSEQVDSSFETFFCETASGKHVPRAVFIDLEPTVIDEIRTGPYHGLFHPEQLISGKEDAANNYARGHYTIGKEIIDTVLSRIRKMADQCSGLQGFLVFHSFGGGTGSGFTSLLMERLSVEYSKKSKLEFSVYPAPQVSTAVVEPYNSILTTHTTLEHSDCSFMVDNEAIYDICHRNLDIERPTYTNLNRLIGQIVSSVTASLRFNGALNVDLIEFQTNLVPYPRIHFPLTTYAPIVSAEKAYHEQLSVPEITNACFEFSNQMVKCDPRRGKYMACCLLYRGDVVPKDVNAAIAAIKTRRSIQFVDWCPTGFKVGINYQPPTVVPGGDLAKVQRAVCMLSNTTAIAEAWARLDHKFDLMYAKRAFVHWYVGEGMEEGEFSEAREDLAALEKDYEEVGRDSADGEEDEGEEDEY; encoded by the exons ATGGGCAATGCCTGCTGGGAGCTCTACTGCCTGGAGCACGGCATCCAGGCCGACGGGACCA CCCGCTCCAAGCAGCTGAAATCCATGGATCCCAACTCCGAGCAGGTGGATTCCTCCTTCGAGACCTTCTTCTGTGAGACAGCCTCTGGCAAGCACGTGCCCCGGGCAGTGTTCATTGACCTGGAGCCCACTGTCATtg ATGAGATCAGGACAGGGCCCTACCATGGGCTCTTCCACCCCGAGCAGCTCATCAGTGGCAAGGAGGACGCTGCCAACAACTACGCCCGCGGGCACTACACCATCGGCAAGGAGATCATCGACACCGTGCTCAGCCGGATCCGGAAAATG GCTGACCAGTGCAGTGGACTCCAAGGCTTCCTGGTGTTCCACAGCTTCGGAGGAGGCACCGGCTCCGGCTTCACCTCGCTCCTCATGGAGCGGCTCTCCGTGGAGTACAGCAAGAAATCCAAGCTGGAGTTCTCGGTGTACCCGGCCCCGCAGGTGTCCACGGCCGTGGTGGAACCCTACAACTCCATCCTGACCACGCACACCACGCTGGAGCACTCGGACTGCTCCTTCATGGTGGACAACGAGGCCATCTACGACATCTGCCACCGCAACCTGGACATCGAGCGCCCCACCTACACCAACCTGAACCGCCTGATCGGCCAGATCGTCTCCTCGGTCACGGCCTCGCTGCGCTTCAACGGCGCCCTCAATGTGGACCTCATCGAGTTCCAGACCAACCTGGTGCCCTACCCGCGCATCCACTTCCCGCTCACCACCTACGCGCCCATCGTCTCGGCAGAGAAGGCCTACCACGAGCAGCTCTCCGTGCCCGAGATCACCAACGCCTGCTTCGAGTTCTCCAACCAGATGGTCAAGTGCGACCCTCGCCGTGGCAAGTACATGGCCTGCTGCCTGCTCTACCGCGGCGACGTGGTGCCCAAGGACGTCAACGCCGCCATCGCCGCCATCAAGACGCGCCGCTCCATCCAGTTCGTGGACTGGTGCCCCACCGGTTTCAAGGTGGGCATCAACTACCAGCCGCCCACAGTGGTGCCCGGGGGCGACCTGGCCAAGGTGCAGAGGGCTGTGTGCATGCTGAGCAACACCACGGCCATCGCCGAGGCCTGGGCCCGCCTGGACCACAAGTTTGACCTGATGTATGCCAAGCGCGCCTTCGTGCACTGGTACGTGGGGGAGGGCATGGAGGAGGGCGAGTTCTCCGAGGCCAGGGAGGACCTGGCGGCCCTGGAGAAGGATTATGAggaggttggaagggactcgGCGGAcggggaggaggatgagggtgAGGAGGATGAGTACTGA